In Panthera uncia isolate 11264 chromosome B4, Puncia_PCG_1.0, whole genome shotgun sequence, one genomic interval encodes:
- the SPX gene encoding spexin, with translation MKGLRSLVATTLALFLVFSFIGDSSSAPQGLFERRNWTPQSMLYLKGAQGRRFISDQSRKKDLSDRPPPERRSPNPQLLTLPETAALLLASLQRPQEAGEENFDQTGILEDY, from the exons ATGAAG GGACTCAGAAGTCTGGTGGCAACAACCTTGGCtctttttctagtgttttctttCATAGGAGATTCCAGTAGCGCGCCACAG GGACTCTTTGAGAGAAGGAACTGGACTCCCCAATCTATGCTCTATCTGAAGGGTGCAC AGGGGCGCCGCTTCATCTCGGACCAGAGTCGGAAGAAGGACCTCTCGGACCGGCCACCACCGG AAAGACGAAGCCCAAATCCCCAACTACTAACTCTTCCAGAGACAGCAGCTCTGCTACTGGCTTCTTTGCAGAGACCACAAGAAG ctGGAGAAGAAAACTTTGATCAAACCGGAATCCTAGAAGACTACTAA
- the GOLT1B gene encoding vesicle transport protein GOT1B — protein sequence MISLTDTQKIGMGLTGFGVFFLFFGMILFFDKALLAIGNVLFVAGLAFVIGLERTFRFFFQKHKMKATGFFLGGVFVVLIGWPLIGMIFEIYGFFLLFRGFFPVVIGFIRRVPVLGSLLNLPGIRSFVDKVGESNNMV from the exons ATGATCTCCTTAACGGACACCCAGA AAATTGGAATGGGATTAACAGGATTTGGAGtgtttttcctgttctttggaATGATTCTCTTTTTTGACAAAGCACTACTGGCTATTGGAAAT gTTTTATTTGTGGCTGGCTTGGCTTTTGTAATTGGTTTAGAAAGAACATTCAGATTCTTCttccaaaaacataaaatgaaagcGACAGGATTTTTCCTGGGTGGAGTATTTGTAGTCCTTATTGGTTGGCCTTTGATAGGCATGATCTTTGAAATTTATGGATTCTTTCTATTGTTCAG gGGCTTCTTTCCTGTGGTCATTGGCTTTATTAGAAGAGTACCAGTCCTTGGATCCCTCTTGAATTTACCTGGAATTAGATCA TTTGTAGATAAAGTTGGAGAAAGCAACAATATGGTATAA